The following are from one region of the Tenacibaculum dicentrarchi genome:
- a CDS encoding diphosphomevalonate/mevalonate 3,5-bisphosphate decarboxylase family protein yields the protein MNTADFISKKVTETIQKATYTWQTPSNIALVKYWGKSKLQIPKNASISFTLNNCHTITSIQFEKIAETSKSNKAIFELFFEGKKKDDFKPKIAKFFERIEQYCPYILDYKMIISSENSFPHSSGIASSASGMSAITMCLLNLEKDLNPSLTADFIHKKASFLARLGSGSASRSIQGKLVVWGKHPQIEGSSDLFAVKFPYKIHPIFENYCDTILLVDKGEKQVSSTVGHNLMHKHPYAEQRFIQANENLSKLSEILQNGKIDEFITLVESEALTLHAMMLTSNPYFILMKPNTLEVINKIWEYRAENNSNICFTLDAGANVHVLYPENEKTEIELFIKNNLADYCQKNQYIKDYVGFGAKELES from the coding sequence TTGAATACAGCAGATTTTATTTCAAAAAAAGTAACAGAAACAATTCAAAAAGCCACTTACACTTGGCAAACACCTAGTAATATTGCTTTGGTAAAATATTGGGGAAAAAGCAAACTGCAAATCCCTAAAAATGCTTCTATAAGCTTTACACTGAATAATTGCCATACAATAACAAGCATTCAATTTGAAAAAATAGCAGAAACATCAAAAAGTAATAAAGCAATTTTTGAATTATTTTTTGAAGGAAAAAAGAAAGATGACTTTAAACCTAAAATTGCTAAATTCTTTGAAAGAATTGAACAATACTGCCCGTACATCTTAGACTATAAAATGATTATTTCTTCTGAAAACTCCTTTCCTCATAGTAGTGGAATTGCATCATCAGCAAGTGGAATGTCGGCAATTACCATGTGTTTATTAAATTTAGAAAAAGATTTGAATCCTAGTTTAACTGCCGATTTTATCCATAAAAAAGCCTCTTTTTTAGCTCGTTTAGGTTCTGGAAGCGCTAGCAGAAGTATCCAAGGAAAATTAGTCGTTTGGGGAAAACATCCTCAAATTGAAGGAAGTTCTGATTTATTTGCCGTTAAATTTCCGTATAAAATACATCCGATTTTTGAAAATTATTGTGATACGATTTTATTAGTCGATAAAGGTGAAAAACAAGTTTCTTCCACAGTCGGACACAATTTAATGCACAAGCACCCGTACGCCGAACAGCGTTTTATTCAAGCAAATGAAAACCTGTCAAAATTGTCTGAAATTCTTCAAAATGGAAAAATAGACGAATTTATTACTTTGGTAGAAAGCGAGGCATTAACCCTGCATGCAATGATGCTTACTAGCAATCCGTATTTTATATTGATGAAACCAAATACACTAGAAGTTATCAATAAAATTTGGGAATATAGAGCCGAAAATAATAGCAATATTTGTTTTACTTTAGATGCTGGTGCAAATGTTCATGTATTGTATCCTGAAAATGAAAAAACAGAAATAGAATTATTTATTAAAAATAATTTAGCCGATTATTGTCAAAAAAATCAGTATATTAAAGATTATGTAGGTTTTGGAGCGAAAGAGCTAGAATCTTAA
- a CDS encoding SusD/RagB family nutrient-binding outer membrane lipoprotein, with product MKTNFKQIMFSVAISASVLSCTSVDFGDTNIDPNASTKASAPGLLTTAMVAIADSNTNTDEDRPSGVLVNSTAMLYSQYISNGQYPQESRYETLNWSYGDIYTRPLNSLNEVIKTTKGSGVLNESNIIAVATLVRAYFLHGATDRWGDIPYSEALLGVENKTPKLDSQEDVYKGLFNEIDGALASINMANAGPKGDIIFNGDMNRWKKFGNTLKVVMALRLSKRNTDLGGLAKTKFNEAIGGAISSSSENIFYQYLKDDSNDNPFQDQFGDEGRVDWIMSDVLVNYMIGSGSTSAPQDPRLAKYAEPVGTHFIGAPYGEANTADADFSQMSTSITTVKDYQAMMFTAAQINFSKAEAVELGWMSGNAKNYFEAGIKESMTQWGVSSADADAFVASVTYAGVQSIAEQKWVALYMQGYESWAEWRRIGGPATIVKPATQLQGTDIPQRQAYATSVANNNTDNHTATVASQGPDNLDTKLWWAK from the coding sequence ATGAAAACAAATTTTAAACAAATAATGTTCTCCGTAGCAATTTCGGCATCAGTACTTAGTTGTACTTCTGTAGATTTTGGAGACACGAATATAGATCCAAATGCTTCTACTAAAGCTTCTGCACCTGGTTTATTAACAACGGCAATGGTTGCTATTGCAGATTCTAATACAAATACTGATGAAGACAGACCTAGTGGAGTTTTAGTTAACTCAACAGCGATGTTATATTCTCAATATATTTCTAATGGACAGTACCCTCAAGAAAGTAGATATGAAACTTTAAACTGGAGTTATGGTGATATATACACACGTCCTTTAAACTCATTAAATGAGGTAATCAAAACAACTAAAGGTTCTGGTGTTTTAAATGAAAGTAATATTATCGCTGTAGCTACTTTAGTAAGAGCATATTTTTTACATGGAGCTACAGATAGATGGGGTGATATTCCTTATTCTGAAGCTTTATTAGGTGTTGAAAACAAAACACCTAAATTAGATAGTCAAGAAGATGTATATAAAGGATTATTTAATGAAATTGATGGAGCTTTAGCTTCAATCAATATGGCAAACGCTGGACCTAAAGGAGATATTATCTTTAACGGAGATATGAACCGATGGAAAAAATTTGGTAATACTTTAAAAGTAGTAATGGCATTACGTTTATCTAAGAGAAATACAGATTTAGGTGGCTTAGCTAAAACTAAATTTAACGAAGCTATTGGTGGTGCAATTAGTTCTTCATCAGAAAATATTTTTTATCAATATTTAAAAGATGATTCAAATGACAATCCTTTTCAAGATCAATTTGGAGATGAAGGAAGAGTTGATTGGATTATGTCTGATGTATTAGTAAACTATATGATTGGTTCAGGATCTACATCTGCACCTCAAGATCCTCGTTTAGCTAAATATGCTGAACCTGTAGGTACTCATTTTATTGGAGCTCCTTATGGAGAAGCCAATACAGCTGATGCTGATTTCTCACAAATGAGTACATCAATTACAACTGTAAAAGACTATCAAGCAATGATGTTTACTGCAGCTCAAATCAATTTCTCTAAAGCTGAAGCTGTAGAACTTGGATGGATGTCTGGTAATGCTAAAAATTATTTTGAAGCAGGAATCAAAGAATCTATGACACAATGGGGTGTTAGTTCTGCTGATGCTGATGCATTTGTAGCAAGTGTTACCTATGCAGGTGTTCAGTCTATTGCTGAGCAAAAATGGGTTGCATTATATATGCAAGGATATGAATCATGGGCAGAATGGAGAAGAATTGGTGGACCAGCTACTATTGTTAAGCCAGCAACTCAATTACAAGGAACGGATATTCCTCAAAGACAAGCGTATGCTACTAGTGTTGCAAATAACAATACAGATAACCATACCGCTACAGTTGCCTCTCAAGGACCTGATAACTTAGACACTAAATTATGGTGGGCTAAATAA
- a CDS encoding geranylgeranylglycerol-phosphate geranylgeranyltransferase, whose translation MSTFNVNTFLKKLFSLLSVVRGYNILVLIAAQYLAAIFIFSDQKSVKPVLFDWHLLYLVIATICVVASGYIINNFYDKDADKINRPIKSGLDSYVKQETKLLLYFSLNFIGFCFGGLVSWRAALFFAVYIFGIWFYSHKLKKHPFIGLISVTILTIVPFFVIFVHYKNFSKVIFVHAIFLFLIILIRELIKNLENIKGAFINNYNTFPVKYGEKNTKKLIILLMILTLVPIGILFNYPAIEYMKYYFYLAAIVLVFTGFYTWKATKTNQYRILHNTLKILLLIGVFSLLFIDKSLILDKVVIALD comes from the coding sequence ATGAGCACTTTTAATGTAAATACATTTTTAAAAAAATTATTCAGCCTATTATCAGTTGTTAGAGGCTACAATATTTTAGTATTAATAGCAGCCCAATATTTGGCTGCTATTTTTATTTTTTCTGATCAAAAATCAGTAAAACCAGTACTTTTCGATTGGCATTTATTATATTTAGTTATTGCCACAATATGTGTGGTTGCATCAGGCTATATTATCAATAATTTTTATGATAAAGATGCTGATAAAATAAATCGTCCTATAAAATCGGGCTTAGATTCTTATGTAAAGCAAGAAACTAAATTATTACTATACTTTTCATTAAATTTTATAGGCTTTTGCTTCGGAGGGTTGGTATCTTGGAGAGCAGCGTTATTTTTTGCTGTTTATATCTTCGGAATTTGGTTTTATTCTCATAAACTAAAAAAACACCCATTTATAGGCTTAATAAGCGTTACCATTTTAACAATAGTTCCTTTTTTTGTCATTTTTGTACATTATAAAAATTTTTCTAAAGTAATTTTTGTACATGCTATTTTTCTATTTCTAATTATATTGATTAGAGAATTGATTAAAAACTTAGAAAATATAAAAGGTGCTTTCATTAATAATTACAATACATTTCCTGTTAAGTATGGCGAAAAAAACACTAAAAAATTAATCATTTTATTAATGATTTTAACATTAGTTCCAATAGGGATTTTATTTAATTATCCAGCAATTGAATACATGAAATATTACTTTTATTTAGCTGCTATTGTTTTAGTTTTTACTGGTTTTTATACTTGGAAAGCTACAAAAACAAATCAATATAGAATTTTACATAACACCTTAAAAATATTGCTATTAATAGGTGTTTTTAGTTTACTTTTTATAGATAAATCTTTAATTTTAGATAAAGTAGTTATTGCTTTAGATTAA
- a CDS encoding pseudouridine synthase, whose amino-acid sequence MNSKNSSRGRQADKNSNPREKKSFRTDKSNNSDRPARKSSEKPRFATSASDNKKQIKRDFKKSQPNKTAQVSNDETAGIRLNKYISNSGICSRREADTYIEHGSVFVNGKLMTQMGYKVQPTDEVRFDGSLISIEKKRYILLNKPKNYITTMEDERGRKTVMELIANATKERIYPVGRLDRNTTGLLLFTNDGELAKKLTHPKHNVRKLYHASLDKKLSISDLDKLRGDVIIEGKKVFIDAVSYVEGERKTEVGIEIHSGRNRIVRKIFEHFGYTVTKLDRVVFAGMTKRNLPRGRWRELTEQEVNTLKML is encoded by the coding sequence ATGAATTCAAAAAACTCGTCGAGAGGACGACAGGCTGACAAGAACAGCAATCCTCGTGAAAAAAAATCTTTTAGAACAGATAAATCTAATAATTCTGACCGACCTGCTAGAAAGTCATCAGAAAAACCAAGATTTGCAACTAGTGCTTCTGATAATAAAAAACAAATTAAAAGAGATTTTAAAAAATCTCAACCTAATAAAACAGCCCAAGTAAGTAATGATGAAACGGCTGGAATTCGTTTAAATAAATACATTTCTAATTCAGGAATTTGTTCTCGTAGAGAAGCTGATACTTACATAGAACACGGAAGTGTTTTTGTAAACGGTAAATTAATGACACAAATGGGCTACAAGGTACAACCTACCGATGAAGTTCGTTTTGATGGCTCTTTAATTTCTATCGAAAAAAAGCGTTACATTTTATTAAATAAGCCTAAAAACTATATTACTACCATGGAAGATGAACGTGGGCGTAAAACAGTTATGGAGCTTATTGCTAATGCTACCAAAGAACGTATTTATCCTGTTGGAAGACTAGATAGAAATACTACTGGTTTATTATTATTTACAAACGATGGTGAATTAGCTAAAAAATTAACACATCCAAAACATAACGTACGTAAATTATATCATGCTTCTTTAGATAAAAAATTATCTATATCTGATTTAGATAAATTACGTGGAGATGTTATTATTGAAGGTAAAAAAGTTTTTATTGATGCCGTTTCTTATGTAGAAGGTGAAAGAAAAACAGAAGTTGGTATTGAAATACACTCTGGAAGAAACAGAATTGTACGTAAAATATTTGAACACTTCGGATACACTGTTACAAAGCTAGACCGTGTTGTTTTTGCTGGAATGACAAAACGTAATTTACCTCGTGGTAGATGGCGTGAGTTAACTGAACAAGAAGTAAACACTTTAAAAATGTTATAA
- a CDS encoding mevalonate kinase family protein, whose product MKGPLFYAKILLFGEYGIIKDSKGLAIPFNSYKGVLKSASTLTGEAKKSNTNLNKFYNYLQNLNSEIVSFDLVSFKNDIDKGMYFDSSIPQGYGVGSSGALVASIYDKYADNKITVLENLTRDKLLVLKQTFSLMESFFHGKSSGLDPLNSYLSLPILINSTENIEPAGIPSQKQGKGAVFLLDSEQAGETEPMVNIFMNKMKNEGFRKMLSEEFSLHTDACIDDFLQGNVKSLFGNVKKLSKVVLTNFKPMIPSAFHKVWEKGIQTNDYYLKLCGSGGGGYILGFTEDYEKAKTSLKNYKLELVYRF is encoded by the coding sequence ATGAAAGGACCTTTATTTTACGCAAAAATATTATTATTCGGAGAGTATGGAATTATAAAAGACTCTAAAGGCTTGGCAATTCCATTCAACTCATACAAAGGTGTTTTAAAATCAGCAAGCACATTAACTGGTGAAGCTAAAAAATCGAACACAAATTTAAATAAGTTTTATAACTATTTGCAAAATTTAAATTCAGAAATAGTTTCTTTTGATTTAGTTTCATTTAAAAATGATATTGATAAAGGGATGTATTTTGATTCATCAATACCTCAAGGATATGGTGTTGGAAGCTCAGGAGCATTAGTTGCTTCAATATATGATAAATATGCTGATAACAAAATTACTGTTTTAGAAAACCTAACACGTGATAAACTGTTAGTTTTAAAGCAAACTTTCTCATTAATGGAATCTTTTTTCCATGGAAAAAGCTCTGGATTAGACCCTTTAAACTCTTATTTAAGCTTACCTATTTTAATCAATTCAACAGAAAATATTGAACCAGCAGGTATTCCTTCTCAAAAACAAGGAAAAGGTGCTGTATTTTTATTAGATTCTGAACAAGCAGGTGAAACTGAACCAATGGTAAACATCTTTATGAATAAGATGAAAAACGAAGGTTTTAGAAAAATGTTAAGTGAAGAGTTTTCATTACATACCGATGCTTGTATTGATGATTTTTTACAAGGAAACGTAAAATCGTTATTTGGTAACGTAAAAAAATTATCAAAAGTTGTTTTAACAAATTTCAAACCTATGATTCCTTCTGCTTTTCATAAAGTTTGGGAAAAAGGTATTCAAACTAATGATTACTACTTAAAACTTTGTGGTTCTGGGGGTGGTGGGTACATTTTAGGATTTACTGAAGATTACGAAAAAGCAAAAACAAGCTTAAAAAATTATAAATTAGAATTAGTGTATCGATTTTAA
- a CDS encoding SusC/RagA family TonB-linked outer membrane protein: MRVTLLWLLFLVSQFTFAQEKTISGVVSDESGGLPGVSIIIKGTTTGVETDFDGNYSINAKQNDILVFSFVGKATVQKTVGTSNKINVVLADDANLLNEVVVTALGIKRKPKSIGSAQQTVKGDDLTKTRETDISTALAGKVSGIQFTGQPSSSFKGADVRLRGAKNVLYVVDGIRLNSSTDVNTEDIESMTVLKGLAATALYGPSGKNGAIVIISKKAKSGNSKIVFNSSIGLSSVVGLPEYQNQYGGGYRNDGKGSADENTSSIGYWNTLNGQKIVNYAADESWGPELDGTLVRQWDSWIKGDPEFGKLRAWSANPDNIKDFYRTGQVTNNSLTFSKGGEGYSIRTTLGQVKQDLVLENSDRKTTRVNTNLSFDLNKKLTFSTTVNYSNRVTKNDPDGQYNNLASNLNQWWQRQIDVSRLKDYKRNGEMVSWNINSPTNPRPKYWNSPYFTLYEDGNLETKDAIFGKVALAYKITEKLNASVAYKRAINQYERSDKTGFGGLAPESFRERKTTSSEDEIFAITNYSNTWNDFELKASAGFQLIDRKYNTLDTWSVGGLTTKDFYSIGTSKDRPGINTTKFRVQERGMFLTTDLGYKELVYLTGSYRIDYGSTANADNNRLDTKGLSASFIFSELIPENNILSFGKLRAGTSQAPYFPNPFQLNPTYDAGTSYGSNGTSIAPNTAVNPNLEGGLRSENEFGIELRFLHNRISLDATYFSREDKNLPSDVSLPTSTGYYSFVSNEGEQSSNGFELAISGDIIKTDDLKWNVAINAATLKRKVDFIAKGVKTNIIDSWGPQLLERRGEEWGAIYGNAYKRDAKGNKVLGADGLYEFENNKYLGSILPDVTGGFTSNLTYKNFDLSLGFDYQVGGKFYGVTRRYTNYSGNGIETVGNNSLGNPIRNKIIGAGAHEAYSVNLTDAAPNSGGQLTSGVDADGNAQSFLVTPAKLWKENLVSIHEEFVNDATYLKLRTIRLGYNVPKSALENSFFTDINLSVFANNVWLIHSEVKGIDPSELQGRSRGSRINGYNNYEWIENGQLPAARTIGINTKFTF, translated from the coding sequence ATGAGAGTAACATTATTATGGCTACTTTTTCTTGTGTCTCAATTTACATTTGCGCAAGAAAAAACGATATCTGGGGTTGTCTCAGATGAATCTGGAGGACTTCCAGGAGTTAGTATTATTATTAAAGGAACCACTACTGGTGTAGAAACTGATTTTGATGGTAATTATTCAATTAACGCTAAACAAAATGACATCCTTGTTTTTAGTTTTGTAGGTAAAGCTACAGTTCAAAAAACAGTAGGAACTTCTAACAAAATTAATGTCGTATTAGCTGATGATGCAAACTTATTAAACGAAGTTGTAGTTACTGCTTTAGGGATTAAGCGTAAACCAAAATCGATTGGTTCAGCACAACAAACGGTAAAAGGTGATGACTTAACTAAAACAAGAGAAACAGATATATCTACGGCTCTTGCTGGGAAGGTTTCTGGAATTCAATTTACAGGTCAACCTTCTTCTTCTTTTAAAGGTGCTGATGTACGTTTAAGGGGAGCTAAAAATGTTTTATATGTAGTTGATGGTATTCGTTTGAATAGCAGTACTGATGTAAATACAGAAGACATTGAATCTATGACAGTATTAAAAGGTTTAGCTGCTACAGCACTATACGGACCTTCTGGTAAAAATGGAGCAATTGTTATTATTTCTAAAAAAGCTAAAAGTGGTAATTCTAAAATTGTATTTAACAGTAGTATTGGTTTATCTAGTGTAGTTGGCTTACCTGAATATCAAAACCAATATGGTGGAGGTTACAGAAATGATGGGAAAGGTAGTGCTGATGAGAATACTAGTTCTATTGGTTATTGGAATACCCTTAACGGACAAAAAATAGTAAATTATGCGGCTGATGAATCTTGGGGACCTGAATTAGATGGTACACTAGTGCGTCAGTGGGATTCTTGGATTAAAGGTGATCCTGAATTTGGTAAATTAAGAGCATGGTCTGCAAATCCTGATAATATAAAAGATTTTTATAGAACAGGACAAGTAACTAATAATAGCTTAACTTTTTCTAAAGGTGGTGAAGGGTATTCTATCCGTACTACTCTAGGTCAAGTAAAACAAGATTTAGTATTAGAAAATTCTGATAGAAAAACAACGAGAGTTAACACAAACTTAAGTTTTGATTTAAATAAAAAATTAACATTTTCTACCACTGTTAATTACTCTAATAGAGTTACTAAAAATGATCCTGATGGACAATATAATAACTTAGCGAGTAACTTAAATCAATGGTGGCAACGTCAAATAGATGTAAGTAGGTTAAAAGATTACAAGAGAAATGGAGAAATGGTTTCTTGGAATATAAATAGCCCTACGAATCCTAGACCTAAATATTGGAACTCACCTTATTTTACACTATATGAAGATGGTAATTTAGAAACAAAAGATGCTATTTTTGGTAAAGTAGCCTTAGCTTATAAAATTACTGAAAAACTAAATGCTTCTGTTGCTTACAAAAGAGCTATTAATCAATACGAAAGAAGTGATAAAACTGGTTTTGGAGGATTAGCTCCAGAAAGTTTTAGAGAAAGAAAAACTACCTCATCTGAAGATGAAATATTTGCTATTACTAATTATAGTAACACCTGGAACGATTTTGAGTTAAAAGCTAGTGCTGGTTTTCAATTAATCGATAGAAAATACAATACTTTAGACACATGGTCTGTTGGAGGGTTAACAACTAAAGATTTTTATAGTATTGGAACATCTAAAGATAGACCAGGTATTAATACAACCAAATTTAGAGTACAAGAAAGAGGTATGTTTCTTACTACTGATTTAGGATATAAAGAATTGGTATATTTAACAGGATCTTACAGAATTGATTACGGATCTACTGCGAATGCAGATAATAATAGATTAGATACAAAAGGTTTATCAGCTTCATTTATTTTTAGTGAATTAATTCCTGAAAACAATATTCTTTCTTTTGGTAAATTAAGAGCAGGAACAAGTCAAGCGCCTTATTTCCCAAATCCTTTTCAATTAAACCCTACCTATGATGCAGGAACTTCTTACGGTTCTAACGGAACTTCTATAGCTCCTAATACTGCTGTTAATCCTAATTTAGAAGGAGGTTTACGTTCTGAAAACGAATTTGGAATAGAATTACGTTTTTTACATAATCGTATCAGTTTAGATGCAACTTATTTTTCTAGAGAGGATAAAAATTTACCTTCTGACGTTTCGTTACCAACATCTACAGGTTACTATAGTTTTGTATCTAACGAAGGAGAACAGTCTTCTAATGGATTTGAATTAGCTATTTCTGGAGATATTATAAAAACCGACGATTTAAAATGGAATGTAGCAATAAATGCTGCTACTTTAAAAAGAAAAGTTGATTTTATTGCTAAAGGAGTTAAAACAAATATTATTGACTCTTGGGGACCTCAATTATTAGAAAGAAGAGGCGAAGAATGGGGAGCTATTTATGGTAACGCCTATAAAAGAGATGCTAAAGGAAATAAAGTACTAGGTGCTGATGGATTATATGAATTTGAAAACAACAAATACTTAGGATCTATTTTACCAGACGTAACTGGTGGTTTTACAAGTAATTTAACGTATAAAAACTTTGACCTTTCTTTAGGTTTTGATTACCAAGTTGGTGGTAAATTTTATGGAGTTACAAGAAGATATACTAATTATTCTGGTAATGGTATAGAAACTGTTGGAAACAACTCTTTAGGAAACCCTATTCGTAATAAAATTATTGGTGCAGGTGCTCACGAAGCTTACAGTGTAAACTTAACTGATGCAGCACCTAATTCAGGTGGTCAATTAACTTCAGGTGTAGATGCTGATGGTAATGCACAAAGCTTTTTAGTGACACCAGCTAAATTATGGAAAGAAAACTTAGTAAGTATTCATGAAGAATTTGTTAATGATGCTACATACCTTAAATTAAGAACGATCAGATTAGGTTATAACGTACCAAAATCTGCTCTTGAAAACAGCTTTTTTACTGATATTAACTTAAGTGTATTTGCTAATAATGTATGGTTAATTCACTCAGAAGTAAAAGGAATAGACCCTTCTGAACTTCAAGGAAGATCTAGGGGAAGTAGAATTAATGGATATAACAATTACGAATGGATTGAAAATGGGCAATTACCTGCAGCTCGTACTATAGGTATTAATACTAAATTCACCTTTTAA
- a CDS encoding KTSC domain-containing protein, translating to MKRIKEYKKLFKVEGPIVLKELKTTYRGLVKEWHPDKFLDEEKKLEAEEVSTQIIDGYHFLVSIAPETKEAHAEEYKATITESRVADYQHKSMLLEVTFTDGNTYEYFGVNRKLFLKFINAKSINNFGKRNIFNSFTYRKSKKAMANA from the coding sequence ATGAAACGCATAAAAGAATATAAGAAGCTTTTTAAGGTAGAAGGTCCTATAGTTTTAAAAGAATTAAAAACCACTTACCGTGGATTGGTAAAAGAGTGGCATCCTGATAAATTTCTAGACGAAGAAAAGAAATTAGAAGCAGAAGAAGTAAGTACTCAAATTATTGATGGATATCACTTTTTAGTAAGTATTGCTCCTGAAACTAAAGAAGCTCATGCTGAAGAATATAAAGCAACTATTACAGAATCGAGAGTTGCTGATTATCAACACAAAAGTATGTTGTTAGAAGTTACTTTTACCGATGGTAATACGTATGAATACTTTGGTGTAAATAGAAAGTTATTTCTTAAGTTTATAAATGCTAAATCGATAAATAACTTTGGAAAAAGAAATATTTTTAATTCTTTTACTTACAGAAAATCGAAAAAAGCAATGGCAAACGCTTAA
- a CDS encoding heavy-metal-associated domain-containing protein, with protein sequence MKKIAVVLVVLLMSVSVSAQKKNKNAKISLNVDGVCGMCKNRIEKAALNCKGVKYANWNVNTHELKLIVDERKTDVKTIQQNVANVGHDTKAVKAPITAYEDLHPCCKYRSEEIQEDHKK encoded by the coding sequence ATGAAAAAAATAGCAGTAGTACTAGTAGTTTTATTAATGAGTGTGTCTGTATCGGCACAAAAAAAGAACAAAAATGCCAAGATTTCTTTAAATGTTGATGGCGTTTGTGGAATGTGTAAAAATCGTATTGAAAAAGCGGCTTTAAATTGTAAAGGCGTTAAATATGCTAATTGGAATGTAAATACACATGAGTTAAAATTAATTGTTGATGAGCGTAAAACCGATGTTAAAACAATTCAACAAAATGTAGCAAATGTTGGTCATGATACCAAAGCAGTAAAAGCACCAATAACAGCTTATGAAGACTTACATCCTTGTTGTAAATATAGAAGTGAAGAAATACAAGAAGACCATAAGAAGTAG